In the genome of Cutibacterium equinum, one region contains:
- a CDS encoding 6-phosphofructokinase produces MAVGSGWILTPFMSGEDAIRGRMERTQDTSGVFMSKKKKVGILTAGGDCPGLNAAIRGFGKAAIRQHAMELIGIQDGFLGLAQNRTIPLDTSALSGILTVGGTILGTSRDKVNRMVIDGEEKDMVPTIVDNYDRLGLDALVTLGGGGTAKNSYKLAKAGLNVLHLPKTIDNDIVGTDDSFGFSTALEIATDAIDRLHSTAHSHHRIILAEIMGHRAGWLALGSGIAGGADIILLPEVPYKLDSIVEAVEGRRKRGLNFSVIAVAEGARDEVDSAALAGAQALADTAKTPETKAAAKKAKADLEHLMRDNTLKLATQLEEATGLESRVSILGYVQRGGIPCAHDRLFATRMGTVGAKLVDDGEFGVMVASQGGETTTVPLKDVGGKVRYVPSDHPWVKAARDVGTSLGD; encoded by the coding sequence ATGGCTGTGGGATCAGGGTGGATCCTGACGCCCTTCATGTCTGGCGAGGACGCCATCCGTGGGAGGATGGAGCGCACCCAAGACACATCAGGAGTCTTCATGTCCAAGAAGAAGAAGGTCGGCATCCTCACGGCTGGTGGTGACTGCCCTGGCCTCAATGCCGCGATCCGTGGATTTGGCAAGGCAGCCATCCGACAGCACGCCATGGAGTTGATCGGTATCCAGGACGGCTTCCTCGGCTTGGCGCAGAATCGGACCATCCCCCTGGACACGAGTGCGCTGTCGGGCATCCTGACAGTCGGTGGGACCATTCTGGGAACCAGCCGTGACAAGGTCAATCGCATGGTCATTGATGGTGAGGAAAAAGATATGGTCCCCACCATCGTCGACAATTACGACAGGCTGGGGCTCGATGCCCTGGTCACCCTGGGTGGCGGCGGCACCGCCAAGAACTCCTACAAACTCGCCAAGGCGGGGCTCAACGTCTTGCACCTGCCCAAGACGATCGACAACGACATCGTCGGGACCGACGACTCGTTCGGATTCTCCACGGCACTCGAGATCGCCACGGACGCCATCGATCGGCTGCACTCCACCGCCCACTCCCACCACCGCATCATCCTGGCCGAGATCATGGGCCATCGTGCCGGCTGGCTCGCTCTGGGATCGGGCATCGCCGGTGGCGCCGACATCATCCTGCTGCCCGAGGTGCCCTACAAGCTTGACTCCATCGTCGAGGCGGTGGAGGGCCGTCGCAAGCGGGGCCTCAACTTCTCCGTCATCGCGGTGGCCGAGGGAGCTCGCGACGAAGTTGACTCCGCTGCGCTGGCTGGGGCCCAGGCCCTCGCTGACACCGCCAAGACCCCGGAGACGAAGGCTGCCGCCAAGAAGGCCAAGGCAGATCTCGAGCACTTAATGCGCGACAACACCCTCAAGTTGGCGACCCAGCTCGAGGAGGCCACCGGGCTGGAGTCGCGAGTGTCGATTCTGGGGTACGTGCAGCGTGGCGGTATCCCCTGCGCCCACGATCGGCTGTTTGCCACTCGCATGGGAACCGTGGGTGCCAAGCTCGTCGACGACGGCGAGTTCGGCGTCATGGTGGCTTCCCAAGGTGGAGAGACGACGACGGTGCCGCTCAAGGATGTCGGCGGCAAGGTGAGGTATGTGCCCTCCGACCATCCGTGGGTGAAGGCTGCTCGCGACGTCGGCACGAGCCTCGGCGATTGA
- a CDS encoding helix-turn-helix transcriptional regulator, translating into MSGTSLVDPGSEKRIDEVADALQRRGGSATSAQIAADMGIHPSTARFHLDRLVEQGRVETTRGHRATRGRPHTVFTLVTNEGPRAYRLLAQMLVEEVAASDDPAATATRIGQRWGRRRRTDLISVLEDMGFSPAPDKDGIVLRHCPFLDLARDHPQVVCALHCGVVEGVTGKSAAIDANPGQRCVVHTAA; encoded by the coding sequence ATGAGTGGCACCAGCCTGGTCGACCCGGGGTCTGAGAAGAGGATTGACGAGGTCGCCGACGCCCTGCAGAGACGCGGCGGCTCTGCCACCAGCGCGCAGATCGCCGCTGACATGGGGATTCACCCCTCGACGGCACGTTTCCACCTCGATCGTCTCGTCGAGCAGGGACGAGTGGAGACCACCCGCGGACACCGGGCCACTCGAGGCCGGCCACACACCGTCTTCACCCTCGTCACCAACGAGGGGCCACGGGCCTACCGGCTACTGGCCCAGATGCTCGTCGAGGAGGTTGCCGCCAGCGACGATCCCGCTGCGACAGCCACGCGCATTGGTCAGCGCTGGGGTCGTCGCCGTAGGACAGACCTCATCTCCGTCCTGGAGGACATGGGTTTCTCCCCCGCCCCCGACAAGGACGGAATCGTGCTGCGCCACTGCCCCTTCCTTGACCTGGCCCGCGATCACCCACAGGTGGTCTGTGCCCTGCACTGCGGGGTTGTCGAAGGGGTGACAGGCAAGTCGGCAGCCATTGACGCCAACCCTGGGCAGCGGTGCGTCGTCCACACCGCTGCCTGA
- a CDS encoding multicopper oxidase domain-containing protein — protein sequence MPEITSAPVGRKPDTNKRSWHRKASRPVSGWLAALLIVAIVSPWIPQSRWLLVHMVTLGVATTSIMVWGQYFTEAILHNHLTEADRNRQVLRIRLLTAGIVVTCIGMVAAWPWVTVAGAVVVGSMLTWYAFALAHQVRHALPGRFDSTVRFYCAAACLLPLGATLGAIMAFSPVEPWRARLLVAHQALNLLGFVGLTVVGTLITLWPTVLRTTMQPAQDRHGRYSLYVMIAAVAVTIVGALCGLWWLAAVGVTTYIVGICLVLGDLVACAVSKPPRDFPGFTMGAAICWMLVWLVWLAWKLASKGTGLLADDIFTLSVPVVVGFLLQLLIGAMSYLMPMVMGGGPKIVRATNAKMHAFGSLRATITNAGLLLWVLAIGTWTHRIGIAMAVVGLASFLPATAAMVHTGVPMLKEKARQMAAQKAAADQGQSPEATSDKPAVSATPQPATAQTPDRSAVAGTTTKTVDPAPTAPTNRRSFVGACAGVATALTATAVGHRLDANNPASGVGQVSPTGHTTTVSVTAEAMKYHPSTISVPAGDELVVEITNKDPNQVHDLQFANGAHSPRLEPGDHATVKAGVITGPLEGWCTIVGHKSMGMVLQVQVNGASAAGGHDDQAGSADPRRKIDLTKAPGKGLTTRDAVVPPLLAGRVHAMTLTVEESVQEIAPDTTIDAMTYNGRYMGPVIHARIGDQMRVHLVNKGTMGHSLDFHAGTVSPNEVMRTIAPGQELDYTFTLPRAGMWLYHCSTMPMSAHIAAGMFGAVIVPPHDLPRADREYYLVQSETYLDERNGAEVNMAKIANETPDLTMFNGHANQYVFEPLKAKVGERVRIWVLAAGPSRGCSFHVVGTQFDTVFKEGAYTLKRGNPEGGGCQALDLSSAQGGFVEMVFEEPGRYTFVNHSFVEMERGAKGIIEVTS from the coding sequence ATGCCTGAGATCACGTCCGCGCCAGTCGGCCGCAAGCCAGACACAAATAAGCGCAGCTGGCACCGCAAAGCGTCCCGTCCGGTCTCCGGGTGGCTGGCCGCCCTGCTCATCGTGGCCATCGTGAGCCCATGGATTCCACAGTCCCGCTGGCTGCTGGTGCACATGGTCACCCTCGGTGTCGCGACGACCTCGATCATGGTGTGGGGGCAGTACTTCACCGAGGCGATCCTGCACAACCACCTCACCGAGGCCGATCGCAACCGTCAGGTTCTGCGTATTCGACTCCTCACGGCAGGGATCGTCGTCACGTGTATCGGCATGGTGGCAGCCTGGCCGTGGGTGACCGTCGCGGGGGCCGTCGTCGTCGGGTCGATGCTCACCTGGTACGCCTTCGCCCTGGCCCACCAGGTTCGCCACGCTCTGCCCGGCCGTTTCGACTCGACGGTGAGGTTTTACTGCGCGGCCGCCTGCCTGCTGCCGCTGGGAGCAACCCTCGGCGCGATCATGGCCTTTTCCCCCGTCGAGCCGTGGCGGGCTCGTCTGCTCGTCGCCCATCAGGCCCTCAACCTGCTCGGATTCGTCGGTCTGACCGTCGTCGGCACCCTCATCACCTTGTGGCCGACCGTGCTGCGCACCACGATGCAGCCCGCCCAGGATCGCCACGGAAGGTACTCCCTGTACGTCATGATCGCCGCGGTCGCCGTCACCATCGTGGGTGCCCTGTGCGGACTGTGGTGGCTGGCCGCGGTCGGTGTGACGACCTACATCGTCGGTATATGCCTCGTGCTGGGAGACCTCGTCGCCTGTGCTGTCAGCAAGCCGCCGCGAGACTTCCCCGGATTCACCATGGGCGCGGCCATCTGCTGGATGCTCGTGTGGCTGGTCTGGCTGGCCTGGAAGCTGGCCTCCAAGGGCACCGGGCTGCTGGCTGACGACATCTTCACCCTCTCGGTGCCGGTGGTCGTCGGTTTCCTGCTCCAGCTCCTCATCGGCGCCATGAGCTACCTCATGCCGATGGTCATGGGCGGCGGACCGAAGATCGTCCGAGCCACCAATGCCAAGATGCACGCCTTCGGGTCGCTACGGGCCACCATCACCAACGCTGGCCTCCTGCTGTGGGTGCTGGCCATCGGCACCTGGACTCATCGCATCGGCATCGCGATGGCGGTCGTCGGGCTGGCCAGCTTCCTGCCGGCCACCGCAGCGATGGTGCACACCGGTGTTCCCATGCTCAAGGAGAAGGCACGCCAGATGGCGGCTCAGAAGGCTGCTGCCGACCAAGGCCAGTCCCCTGAAGCGACGTCAGACAAGCCAGCCGTTTCCGCTACTCCACAGCCGGCAACCGCCCAGACCCCGGACCGTTCGGCCGTCGCCGGCACCACCACCAAGACCGTCGACCCGGCTCCGACCGCTCCGACCAACCGACGCTCCTTCGTCGGGGCCTGCGCGGGTGTGGCCACCGCCCTGACGGCCACTGCCGTCGGCCACCGTCTGGACGCCAACAACCCGGCATCAGGGGTCGGACAGGTTTCCCCCACCGGCCACACCACGACGGTCAGCGTGACCGCCGAGGCCATGAAATACCACCCGAGCACCATCAGCGTCCCGGCTGGTGACGAGCTCGTCGTCGAGATCACCAACAAGGACCCCAACCAGGTCCACGATCTGCAGTTCGCCAACGGTGCTCACTCGCCACGCCTGGAACCCGGAGACCACGCCACCGTCAAGGCCGGAGTCATCACCGGCCCGCTCGAGGGCTGGTGCACCATCGTCGGCCACAAGTCGATGGGCATGGTGCTGCAGGTCCAGGTCAATGGGGCTTCAGCAGCCGGCGGGCACGACGACCAGGCAGGTTCGGCCGATCCTCGCCGCAAGATCGACCTCACGAAGGCCCCCGGCAAGGGGTTGACAACCCGCGACGCCGTCGTCCCCCCACTACTTGCCGGGCGCGTCCACGCGATGACCCTGACCGTCGAGGAATCCGTGCAGGAGATCGCCCCGGACACCACGATCGACGCGATGACCTACAACGGCCGCTACATGGGCCCGGTCATCCACGCCCGAATTGGCGACCAGATGCGGGTACACCTGGTCAACAAGGGGACGATGGGTCACTCCCTCGACTTCCACGCCGGGACCGTCTCCCCCAACGAGGTGATGCGCACCATCGCCCCGGGCCAGGAACTGGATTACACCTTCACCCTGCCTCGCGCCGGGATGTGGCTCTACCACTGCTCCACCATGCCGATGTCAGCCCACATCGCTGCGGGCATGTTCGGCGCCGTCATCGTGCCCCCGCACGACCTGCCGCGCGCCGATCGCGAGTACTACCTGGTGCAGTCGGAGACCTACCTCGACGAGCGCAACGGGGCCGAGGTCAACATGGCCAAGATCGCCAACGAAACCCCGGACCTGACGATGTTCAACGGTCACGCCAACCAGTACGTCTTCGAGCCGCTCAAGGCCAAGGTTGGAGAGCGGGTGCGCATCTGGGTGCTGGCCGCGGGCCCGAGCCGCGGGTGTTCCTTCCACGTCGTCGGAACCCAGTTCGATACCGTCTTCAAGGAGGGGGCCTACACCCTCAAGCGTGGCAATCCGGAGGGCGGGGGCTGCCAGGCCCTTGACCTGTCCAGCGCCCAAGGGGGTTTCGTCGAGATGGTCTTCGAGGAGCCGGGCCGCTACACCTTCGTCAACCACTCCTTCGTGGAGATGGAGCGTGGCGCCAAGGGGATCATCGAGGTGACGTCATGA